In Hippoglossus stenolepis isolate QCI-W04-F060 chromosome 20, HSTE1.2, whole genome shotgun sequence, the following are encoded in one genomic region:
- the LOC118099507 gene encoding lactoylglutathione lyase, which yields MEDAGLSEEAVGAACKEGDPITKDYMMQQTMLRVKDPLRSLDFYTRILGMTFLQKIDFPSMRFTLYFLGYEDKLDIPDDLRERTAWTFSRRGTIELTHNWGSEKDGKLSYHNGNNQPRGFGHIGICVPDVSAACKLFEDQCVKFVKKPESGKVKDLAFIQDPDGYWIEIFSAKNMVVLMSP from the exons ATGGAGGACGCAGGTTTGTCAGAGGAGGCTGTGGGTGCTGCCTGCAAAGAGGGAGACCCCATCACCAAG GACTACATGATGCAACAGACGATGCTGAGGGTCAAAGATCCGCTCAGGTCTCTGGACTTCTACACTCGGATCCTTGGGATGAC GTTTTTGCAGAAAATCGACTTCCCCTCGATGCGCTTCACGCTCTACTTCCTGGGTTACGAGGACAAGCTGGACATCCCTGATGACCTCAGAGAGAGGACAGCGTGGACCTTCTCTCGTCGAGGCACCATCGAGCTCACACA taaCTGGGGATCGGAGAAGGATGGAAAACTGTCGTATCACAACGGGAACAACCAACCGCGAGGATTTG GTCATATCGGTATCTGTGTCCCTGACGTCTCTGCTGCCTGTAAACTGTTTGAGGATCAGTGTGTAAAGTTTGTGAAGAAGCCAGAGTCGG GTAAAGTGAAGGACTTGGCCTTCATCCAGGACCCGGACGGATACTGGATCGAGATCTTCAGTGCGAAGAACATGGTCGTCTTGATGTCACCGTGA
- the hey2 gene encoding hairy/enhancer-of-split related with YRPW motif protein 2: protein MKRPCEDSSSEESDVEEMIDVGCENIYPGHMKMRMMRCGSPTTSTQVMARKKRRGVIEKRRRDRINHSLTELRRLVPTAFEKQGSAKLEKAEILQMTVDHLKMMQATGGKGYFDVHALALDFLSLGFRECVTEVSRYLCTVEALDSGDPLRSRLLSHLTSCASHSPQQPYPFPHPLHPHHWAAAVTTAAGFRHLPAAAPYGLPVSSDVGGGGAPQRLAELSQRSAASSYSAHADSTTSSSPSSSSSSSSSSLVLSPLSASLLSLSASFPIALHAGFPVLPPSSFTSTPPFSSSSSSSSSSQTPLSSSRPYRPWGTEVGAF from the exons ATGAAGCGGCCGTGTGAGgacagcagctcagaggagAGCGACGTGGAGGAGATGATCGATGTCGGCTGTGAGAACATTTATCCAGG ACacatgaagatgaggatgatgagatgTGGATCCCCGACCACCAGCACACAAGTGATGGCGAGGAAGAAACGCAGAGGG GTCATCGAGAAGCGACGCAGAGACAGAATCAACCACAGTCTGACGGAGCTACGACGACTCGTCCCCACAGCGTTCGAGAAGCAG GGTTCGGCTAAACTGGAGAAAGCAGAAATCCTCCAGATGACCGTCGACCACCTGAAGATGATGCAGGCGACCGGAGGGAAAG GTTACTTTGACGTCCACGCTCTGGCCCTGGACTTCCTGTCTCTCGGTTTCAGGGAGTGTGTGACGGAGGTTTCCCGCTACCTGTGCACCGTGGAGGCCCTGGACTCCGGCGACCCCCTGCGTTCCCGCCTCCTCTCCCACCTCACTTCCTGCGCCTCCCACTCTCCACAGCAGCCGTACCCCTTccctcaccccctccaccctcaccACTGGGCCGCTGCCGTCACCACCGCGGCAGGATTTCGACATCTTCCTGCCGCCGCGCCGTACGGGCTCCCTGTTTCCTCAGACGTCGGAGGAGGTGGAGCCCCCCAAAGGCTGGCGGAGTTATCGCAGCGCAGTGCGGCCTCCTCTTACTCCGCCCATGCAgactccaccacctcctcctctccttcctcctcctcctcctcctcctcttcgtctcttgtgctctcccctctctccgcctcgctcctctccctctcGGCCTCGTTTCCCATCGCCCTCCACGCAGGTTTCCCcgtccttcctccctcctctttcacctccactcctcccttctcctcctcctcctcctcctcctcctcgtcccagACTCCTCTCAGCAGCAGTAGACCCTACAGGCCGTGGGGAACCGAGGTCGGAGCgttctga